The following coding sequences are from one Phenylobacterium glaciei window:
- a CDS encoding DUF1491 family protein: MMLSTDIWVAALVRRAELAGGFGIVARKGDARAGSVLVKVLNLDDKTTRLYSEATRGDGERIWMRPSLFDTEADLDRYIQRSLRIDPDLWVVDIEDKQGRHFLTEPVEDA, from the coding sequence ATGATGCTGTCCACGGACATCTGGGTGGCCGCCCTGGTCCGCCGCGCCGAGCTGGCGGGCGGCTTCGGCATCGTGGCGCGCAAAGGCGACGCCCGGGCCGGCAGCGTGCTGGTCAAGGTGCTGAACCTCGATGACAAGACCACCCGGCTCTATTCCGAGGCCACCCGCGGCGATGGCGAGCGGATCTGGATGCGGCCGTCCCTGTTCGACACCGAGGCCGACCTCGACCGCTATATCCAGCGGTCCCTGCGCATCGATCCCGATCTCTGGGTGGTGGATATCGAGGACAAGCAGGGCCGGCATTTCCTGACCGAGCCGGTCGAGGACGCCTGA
- a CDS encoding sensor histidine kinase codes for MSTRPMGTPGGLPPQELIWWHATWLAVLGLGVGVMLFSPIQQTTSAVVALALGAAPALAGLLLARSRHVAAHSLILFNWGAGGVLAALLTGGLAGPMAVWHLAPLAAAAAMGRIDRLAMGAAISLAAICVSLLAEITLSLPAPPPFDLASGLGAVAIVTTAVGLGLALIVLQRRVILDTRRRALMEVRLREALGDQPHLLVVVQPGGKLVAAWGNAPRGLKGQVLTGRPLSQLATPADRPRLEAALREAIIEGKSEVGFAPAGAPALWHELSLRRVNPARLTGSIRDAGLQRAREAALDQARIDAETANAGKSRFLANMSHELRTPLNAIMGFSDIMRQSLFGPMPEKYGEYSALIHESGEHLLELINDVLDMSKIEAERFELYREEFDARDAISAVMRLMRGQADRAGVSLRGLMPKEPLEVTADRRAMKQIALNLISNALKFTPKGGTVTVTAHAEGPMLELIVADSGTGISATDLQRLGKPFEQAGGADQRAAGTGLGLSLVQAFAELHGGEMAIESQLGEGTTVTVRLPVMELSVVEVVPETHPEETAG; via the coding sequence GTGTCCACCCGACCCATGGGGACCCCCGGCGGACTGCCGCCGCAGGAGCTCATATGGTGGCACGCGACCTGGCTCGCGGTGCTGGGCCTCGGCGTGGGCGTGATGCTGTTCTCCCCGATCCAGCAGACCACCTCGGCCGTGGTGGCCCTGGCTCTCGGCGCCGCGCCGGCCTTGGCCGGCCTGCTGCTGGCCCGGTCGCGCCATGTGGCGGCCCATAGCCTGATCCTGTTCAACTGGGGCGCGGGTGGAGTGCTGGCCGCCCTGCTCACCGGCGGCCTCGCCGGACCGATGGCGGTCTGGCATCTGGCGCCCCTGGCCGCCGCCGCCGCCATGGGCCGGATCGACCGCCTGGCCATGGGCGCAGCCATCAGCCTGGCGGCGATCTGCGTCTCCCTGTTGGCCGAAATCACCCTCAGTCTGCCGGCCCCGCCGCCGTTCGACCTGGCCTCGGGCCTCGGGGCCGTGGCGATCGTCACCACCGCGGTGGGCCTGGGTCTGGCGCTCATCGTCCTGCAGCGCCGGGTGATCCTGGACACGCGCCGCCGCGCACTGATGGAGGTGCGCCTGCGGGAAGCCCTCGGCGACCAACCGCACCTGTTGGTGGTGGTTCAGCCCGGCGGCAAGCTGGTCGCCGCCTGGGGCAATGCCCCCCGCGGCCTGAAGGGTCAGGTCCTGACCGGCCGGCCCCTGTCGCAACTGGCGACGCCCGCCGACCGCCCCCGCCTCGAGGCGGCCCTGCGCGAGGCCATCATCGAGGGCAAGTCCGAGGTCGGCTTCGCCCCGGCCGGCGCGCCCGCCCTCTGGCATGAGCTGTCCCTGCGCCGGGTGAACCCCGCGCGCCTGACCGGCTCGATCCGAGACGCCGGGTTGCAGCGCGCCCGCGAGGCGGCCCTGGATCAGGCCCGAATCGACGCCGAGACCGCCAACGCCGGCAAGTCCCGCTTCCTGGCCAATATGAGCCACGAGCTGCGTACCCCGCTCAACGCCATCATGGGCTTCTCCGACATCATGCGGCAGTCGCTGTTCGGCCCCATGCCCGAGAAGTACGGCGAGTACTCCGCCCTGATCCACGAAAGCGGCGAGCACCTGCTGGAGCTGATCAACGATGTGCTCGACATGTCGAAGATCGAGGCCGAGCGGTTCGAGCTCTATCGCGAGGAATTCGACGCCCGCGACGCCATTTCCGCCGTCATGCGCCTGATGCGCGGCCAGGCCGACCGGGCCGGCGTCAGCCTGCGCGGCCTGATGCCCAAGGAGCCGCTGGAGGTCACCGCCGACCGCCGGGCCATGAAGCAGATCGCGCTCAACCTTATCTCCAACGCGCTCAAGTTCACCCCCAAGGGCGGGACGGTGACCGTGACGGCCCATGCCGAGGGCCCGATGCTGGAGCTGATCGTCGCCGACAGCGGAACCGGCATCAGCGCCACCGATCTGCAGCGCCTGGGCAAGCCCTTCGAACAGGCGGGCGGCGCGGATCAGCGCGCGGCGGGCACGGGCCTTGGGCTCTCTCTTGTCCAGGCCTTCGCCGAACTGCACGGCGGCGAGATGGCCATCGAGAGTCAGCTCGGGGAGGGGACCACGGTCACAGTGCGCCTGCCGGTGATGGAGCTTTCAGTGGTTGAGGTTGTGCCTGAGACCCATCCGGAAGAGACGGCGGGCTAA
- a CDS encoding sensor histidine kinase — protein sequence MAQPAALPDNDDHSSPTAAPRSTARARRQAALDDQQRSFLRMVSHELRTPLNSILGFSEIISQELYGPLGAPQYKEYAGIIQASGQRLLNLVNQILEIARLEGRAMDLDLRVEALDHAMDDALDGLREEIAHRNSVVIVRDEGALPKVKADPRGLRTLLSNLIHNAAVFSPEGSVIEITAARDGAEIEICILDQGPGIDPDDIARLLRPFEQGDSALTRRSEGAGLGLPIVNLLCQAMGGRLKLLPGPRGGLLANVRLPAG from the coding sequence ATGGCCCAGCCGGCGGCCCTTCCCGACAATGACGACCACTCATCCCCGACGGCCGCGCCGCGGTCGACCGCCCGCGCGCGCCGCCAGGCGGCCCTGGACGACCAGCAGCGGTCGTTCCTGCGGATGGTCAGCCACGAACTTCGGACCCCGCTGAACTCCATCCTCGGCTTCTCGGAAATCATCTCCCAGGAGCTCTACGGCCCGCTCGGCGCGCCGCAGTACAAGGAATATGCGGGCATCATCCAGGCCAGCGGCCAGCGCCTGCTGAACCTGGTGAACCAGATCCTGGAGATCGCGCGCCTCGAAGGCCGGGCGATGGACCTGGACCTGCGGGTCGAGGCCCTGGACCACGCCATGGACGACGCCCTGGACGGCCTGCGCGAGGAGATCGCCCACCGCAACAGCGTGGTCATCGTCCGCGACGAGGGCGCGCTGCCCAAGGTGAAGGCCGATCCGCGCGGCCTGCGCACCCTGCTCAGCAACCTGATCCATAACGCCGCGGTTTTCTCTCCGGAGGGCTCGGTCATCGAGATCACCGCCGCGCGCGATGGCGCGGAGATCGAAATCTGCATCCTCGACCAGGGTCCCGGCATCGACCCCGATGATATCGCCCGCCTGCTGCGCCCCTTCGAACAGGGCGACAGCGCGCTGACCCGCCGCAGCGAGGGGGCAGGCCTCGGCCTGCCCATCGTCAACCTGCTGTGCCAGGCCATGGGCGGGCGGCTGAAGCTCCTGCCAGGGCCGCGGGGCGGCCTGCTGGCCAATGTCCGCCTGCCCGCCGGCTGA
- a CDS encoding SufE family protein, whose product MRTIEDDLADLISEFDLLEDWEERYRYVIDLGKDLAPLTDPERSEANKVRGCASQVWVVTEPHADRTVTFRGDSDAHIVRGLIAVVLRLYSGKTPAAIRDFDAKAAFEQLGLSGHLSAQRSNGLASMVGRIRRDAEALA is encoded by the coding sequence ATGCGCACCATCGAAGACGACCTCGCCGACCTGATCTCGGAGTTCGACCTCCTGGAGGACTGGGAAGAACGCTATCGCTACGTGATCGACCTGGGGAAGGACCTCGCGCCCCTCACCGACCCCGAACGCAGCGAAGCCAACAAGGTGCGCGGGTGCGCCAGCCAGGTTTGGGTGGTGACCGAACCGCACGCCGACCGGACCGTCACCTTCCGCGGTGATTCCGACGCCCACATCGTGCGCGGCCTGATCGCGGTGGTGCTGCGGCTCTATTCCGGCAAGACCCCGGCCGCCATCCGCGACTTCGACGCCAAGGCGGCCTTTGAGCAGCTGGGCCTGAGCGGCCACCTGTCGGCGCAGCGCTCGAATGGGTTGGCCTCGATGGTGGGGCGGATACGGCGAGACGCCGAGGCGCTGGCTTAG
- a CDS encoding PAS domain-containing protein — protein sequence MAAQIGSSAAAARAHEELYAYWAGLRSGPRLPGRGDIKPEDFKRLLPTVSLIDVRRDPLDFRLRLAGTGLYSVYGREITGRALDDVYNSAAADYWRIELSKIVEERRPAVGVHSLSWRGASHMSILWLRLPLATNGVDVDMILGYDAVVGIQGQTGSSSGIRAA from the coding sequence ATGGCGGCACAGATCGGATCATCAGCAGCGGCCGCCCGCGCCCATGAGGAGCTCTATGCCTATTGGGCTGGACTCCGCAGCGGGCCCAGGCTGCCGGGACGGGGCGATATCAAGCCCGAGGACTTCAAGCGCCTCTTGCCGACCGTCAGCCTGATTGACGTGCGTCGCGACCCGCTGGACTTCCGCCTGCGCCTGGCCGGCACCGGCCTCTATAGCGTCTATGGCCGTGAGATCACCGGCCGGGCCCTGGATGACGTCTATAACAGCGCCGCCGCCGACTACTGGCGCATCGAACTCTCGAAGATCGTCGAGGAGCGCCGTCCCGCCGTGGGCGTCCACAGCCTTTCGTGGCGGGGCGCCTCCCACATGTCGATCCTGTGGCTGCGCCTGCCGCTGGCCACCAACGGCGTCGATGTCGACATGATCCTGGGCTACGACGCCGTGGTCGGCATCCAGGGCCAGACCGGTTCCAGCAGCGGCATCCGCGCGGCTTAG
- a CDS encoding MucR family transcriptional regulator, with product MDEKSEVIEMTADIVSAYVGNNSVAASDLPALIQSIHRALSGISQGSDVQEAAPKEPAVPVRRSITPDHLVCLEDGRKFKSLKRHLRTKYNMSPEEYRAKWGLPKDYPMVAPNYAKARSDLAKQMGLGQGGRQAPRKRK from the coding sequence ATGGACGAAAAGTCGGAAGTCATTGAGATGACGGCGGATATTGTCTCCGCCTACGTCGGTAACAATTCGGTCGCGGCCTCGGATTTGCCCGCGCTGATCCAGAGTATCCACCGCGCTCTATCCGGTATTTCGCAGGGTTCCGACGTTCAGGAAGCTGCGCCGAAGGAACCTGCTGTTCCCGTGCGCCGCTCGATCACGCCGGATCATCTGGTCTGCCTGGAAGACGGCCGCAAGTTCAAGTCTCTGAAGCGTCACCTGCGCACCAAATACAATATGAGTCCTGAGGAATACCGGGCCAAGTGGGGCCTCCCGAAGGATTATCCGATGGTCGCGCCGAACTATGCCAAGGCGCGCTCGGATCTCGCCAAGCAGATGGGTCTCGGCCAAGGCGGCCGTCAGGCTCCTCGCAAGCGCAAGTAA
- a CDS encoding DUF2336 domain-containing protein, with protein sequence MNPAANPPETGQPPIFRARAALLKRMADVVCLPSSRVNAFERAMTADLLVDMLREAEPADRLKVARRLANLSEIPASLVRLLLRDHVEIAEALLTNCASLSDSDLLDCARSAGLEHRRLIAMRRGVSEVVCEVLIEFGEALVIECLLKNELAKLSNPCVEAIVASTRGDARTAPALLRRPELRPAHAYVLFWWADADARRTILQRFAVSREVLQEATGDIFPMAAAENWQDPLARKALQFIERRQRNRAAIDKSPFDSLEAAVAAAQGGLTRETAEEISYLSGLKPMTGAKIFTDPGGEPLAILCKATGLPKLAVRALWRGLRRPETEADGSPNPNLERVLTTYDMIAVDRAQTVLRYWNWSLSSALTPALLKAIRDGDEGGADEYSVPQRAAMLALSKEFGR encoded by the coding sequence ATGAACCCAGCCGCAAACCCTCCCGAGACCGGACAGCCACCCATCTTCCGGGCGCGCGCCGCCTTGCTCAAACGGATGGCCGACGTCGTCTGCCTGCCGTCGTCGCGGGTGAACGCCTTCGAGCGCGCCATGACCGCCGACCTGCTGGTGGACATGCTGCGCGAGGCCGAGCCGGCCGATCGCCTGAAGGTGGCCCGCCGGCTGGCCAACCTCTCGGAGATTCCGGCAAGTCTCGTGCGTCTGTTGCTGCGCGACCATGTCGAGATCGCCGAGGCGTTGCTGACCAACTGCGCCTCATTGTCGGATAGCGACCTGCTGGACTGCGCCCGTTCGGCGGGGCTGGAGCACCGCCGGCTGATTGCCATGCGGCGCGGGGTCAGCGAGGTGGTCTGCGAGGTGCTGATCGAGTTCGGCGAGGCGCTGGTGATCGAGTGCCTGCTCAAGAACGAGCTGGCCAAGCTTTCCAACCCCTGCGTCGAGGCCATCGTCGCCTCCACCCGCGGCGACGCGCGCACCGCGCCCGCCCTGCTGCGGCGTCCCGAACTGCGGCCGGCCCACGCCTATGTGCTGTTCTGGTGGGCCGACGCCGACGCGCGCCGCACCATCCTCCAGCGGTTCGCCGTCTCTCGCGAAGTGCTGCAGGAGGCCACCGGCGACATCTTCCCCATGGCGGCCGCCGAGAACTGGCAGGACCCGCTCGCCCGGAAAGCTTTGCAATTCATCGAACGCCGTCAGCGCAACCGGGCCGCGATTGATAAGTCGCCGTTCGACAGCCTGGAGGCGGCGGTCGCCGCAGCCCAGGGTGGCCTCACCCGGGAAACGGCCGAGGAAATCTCCTACCTCTCGGGCCTGAAACCGATGACGGGCGCCAAGATTTTCACCGATCCCGGCGGCGAGCCCCTGGCCATCCTGTGCAAGGCCACCGGCCTGCCCAAGCTGGCGGTGCGGGCCCTGTGGCGGGGCCTGCGGCGCCCGGAAACCGAGGCGGACGGCAGCCCCAATCCGAACCTCGAACGGGTGCTCACCACCTACGACATGATCGCGGTCGATCGCGCGCAAACCGTTCTACGCTACTGGAACTGGTCCCTGTCCTCGGCTCTCACGCCTGCGTTGTTGAAGGCCATCCGCGATGGCGATGAAGGCGGCGCCGATGAATACTCGGTGCCCCAGCGCGCGGCCATGTTGGCGCTCTCGAAGGAATTCGGCCGTTAG